From the Methanobacterium sp. genome, the window CTGAAATTAAAAAAGAAGAAATTATGGACGCTATCAAAAATGACGTGTCCCTTGTAAAAGACATTCAGGACACCATTAATGCAGTAAAGGCTAAAAATTATAATGTGGAGCTATGTAGTGGATCTGGAATTATTGTGGCGCTTAATATGCAAAAAATTGAGTTTACAGTATCTTCAGGAGGAAAGGTATTTCCAGAAGTGCGAGATGTAATTAAAGAACTCCAAAATCGGGGTATTGATATTTTTATTGCTTCAGGAGATAGAAAAGGATCTCTACAAAAGTTAGCAGAGTATACTGGAATACCAAAAGAAAATGTATTTGACACTGCTGATTCATGGAAAAAAATGGAAATAGTTAAAGGATTAAAACGAAATTATAAGGTTATGATGGTTGGAAACAGTGTAAATGACATATTTGCACTGAAAGAAGCAGATATTGGTGTTTTAACAGAGCAGCAAAAAGAAAATAATCCCAAAAAGGTTTATGATGCTGCAGATATTGTTGTAGGGAACATAAAAGAGATACTGGATATTGATTTTTAATTATTGAAGTGGTTTTTATGAGTAAACTATTTGAAGCTTTAGAAGAATTCAGCAGGGTCTCAAGGGATCATTACAGGAAAATTCAGGAAATTTTAAATGAAGAACACTGCTGGAAATGTCCTATGCGTTCTACAAGTAAATCAACCTCATGCAGAGATATTGACGCATGGATAAGGCTTACAGGTGCTTTTGAAAGAGGAATTCATGAACATTTACTTTCAAAAAATGATTCCAGGGATAATTTAGAAGCTATAACTTCCAGATATCTATCAAAAGTTATAAAAAAGCATTCAAGAAACCTTAAATATCATAAAACTCTTTTATTAAAATTAAAAGAGGATATGAAACCTTTTGCTAAAAAAGGAGATCTTCTGGTAGTTAAAGAAAATCCAGAATCTGTTAAAGAGGGTGATCTGATTTTATGGCCCCAAATATGTCCGGTATCTGCCTACTGGTTTTCAAAAGCTAAATTAGCAGGTTACATTCCTTTTAATATTATAGAAGTTTCTAAGACCTTCCATAAAGACAATTGCAGGTATATTAAAACCCATGATGATCTGGAAATACCTTTAGAATTTACTGCAGGAAAAATAATGAAAATTATAGGAGTAAATGATGCCCATTTATTTCCAGATTAGTTAACTAATACTAAAAACAAAGTGAATACTCATGAAAACACACTTTAATGATTTATCTGGAACCATTGGTTTTAAAACCATGCTTAAAGAATTTATTAAGTTAGATTCAGCCCATGAAGATGAAACTTTTATTAACCAGATTGTAAATATATCAAATAGTTATTCACTTAAAGAAATTTCAGATATGGTGCATACAGAAGCAAGAAAACTTACAAAAAGTGAATTTTGTTATGTAGCATATGTTGATCCTGAAAACAAAGACAGTGTTGGAATATCATTCACGCACATGACTGGAGAATGTGAAAAATATGAAAAAATGGGAGAAGCACGTTTCAAGGTCCAAAAGGACGGTAGCTACGGCGGACTTCTCGGATACTCTCTGGATACAGGAAAATCATTCTATGTTCAAAACATTGCCTCTCACCCTGCAGCTCACGGCATGCCGCCAGGCCATGTATCTGTAGAGCAGTTCCTTTCAGTTCCTGTTATTTATAAAGAAAAAATATTAGGCCAGATTGTTCTTGGAAACCCTGAAGAAGATTACAATAATGAACACCTGAAAATAGCAGAGAAAATAGCTGATTTCTATGCATTTATTCTTCATGAATATCTTTAACTGCTCATTCATTTATTTTTGTTTTTGAAACTCAATAAACCAATTTCTTTGTAGTGCTTTTTAAGAACTTCTTTACGTTTTTGGAGTGATTCTGAAGATTCAATTATTTCTTTTGAATATCTTACAAGCTCTGATTCTTTAATAAGATCTTTAGAATATTTTAATAATTCTGAGTCATCAATGATCTCCTTCGACTCCTCAATTATATCCTGTGGTGCGGGAATTATGTCTGATTCCTCAATCATTTCTCTGGTTTCTGCAATTTTTTTGCGGTAAATACCAACCGGAGAGAGAATAAAAATAAGAATACTTAAAACAGCACCTAAAAGAACAACCAGGCGCATTCCTATGGTAAAATTATAAGCATTCAAATTATAAAGCACATTTTGCTCTAAAAGAGCAGGATTTATAGTACTGGATAATAATATACCTGCAATACATACTCCAAAAACCATTCCCAGATTTCTCATAGTCACAATGATGCTCGATGCTACTCCTTGATTTTTATCTGGTATAATATTCATTATTGCCCGATTATTAGGCGCCTGGAAGATTGCTGCACCCATTCCCAGTAAAGCAAGTCTCCAGAGCACATCAAATACTCCAGAAAATATGGTTAAATAGGTCATGGAATAAAATGCTGCAGCGCTTATTAATGCCCCAATAATAGCCAGGAGTCTGGATCCAAATCTGTCTGAAAGAATTCCACTTACTGGGGCTAAAATCATCATAATTGCAGGATTTATGGTTAAAATTACCCCAATCATTGCTGGATCAAATTTTAAAACTTTTTGAAGGTAGAAAGGCATTATAAAAAGGATCATGTACATGCTGATGTAATTAAGAAATAGGCTGAGGCTGAACGCAGAAAAAGATCTATTTTTAAACATTTCTATATCCAGAAGAGGATGTTCAACATTTTTTTCATTCCATAAAAATAAAATAAACGTTGTTATTGCAACAGCGGCGATTACCATGGTTAGGATGTCTATTTTTAAACTTTGAATACTGTTTAATAAATATACTGTGGAAAAAAGACATATATACTGCAATAAGGTACCTGAAATATCCCATTTAACTTTTTTGGTTTCACCTCTTTCCAGGATTTTATAACACATTAAAAAACTTATAATTCCAATTGGTACATTAACCAGAAAGATGGTTTGCCAGTTAAACAGGCTCTGTAATATCCCGCCTATCATTGGACCTATGGCTAATCCTGCGGCTATTGCAACAGCATATATTCCAAGCGCTTTTCCAGTTTGTTTATGTGGAAATGCTTCCTTAACAATACCCATGGAAACAGATATCATTAAAGCAGCTGCTATTCCCTGTAGTGCTCTAAAAAGAATTAATAGCTCTATTGATGTGGCTAAACTGCATAAAAATGATGTGGCCATGAAACTCAAAAGCCCGGCCATATAAATTCTTTCATGACCGTAAGAATCACCCAGCCGACCAAAGAATAAAACAAATCCCAATAAATTGATTAGATATGCAGTTATTACCCATTCTGAGACTGTAATATTTGTAGAAAAGAAAACTGTAATAGTTGGAAGCGAAATATTAACTATACTGGCATTTATAGGTACCATTATAGTTCCAATGGCAAGAGATAAAAGTATCCTCCACTTTCTTTCCAGATTCAAAACTGTTTTCACCCAATAACTAAAACTTTAACTAATATTTGAAGTTGGTCACTAATAAACATTTTGTAATGGGTTAAAATACTAAATAAACATCAGGTTTGCAAACCCCAGTTAAAATTTTAAGGAATAAGTTAACATAAAAAAGTAATATGAAGTTTCAACCTGTTTTAAACTCCAAAAAATTTGATGAATTTATTCATCAAAAACTGTGACCTTGTTCATCACATCATTAGCCTGGATCCTGTTTACAACATCCATTCCTTTAACAACTTTACCAAAGACAGTGTGTACTCCGTCAAGGTGGGGCTGTGGTGAATGTGTTATGAAAAACTGGCTTCCCCCAGTGTCTTTACCAGCATGGGCCATTGAAAGCGCTCCAGTCCCGTGTTTATGTGGGTTTATTTCACATTTTATGGTGTATCCTGGCCCGCCTGTACCGTTACCTCTTGGACATCCTCCCTGAATCACGAAATTAGGGATAACTCTGTGGAAAGTTAATCCATCATAAAATCCTTCTTTTGCAAGTTTTTCAAAGTTAGCCACTGTGTTTGGCGCTTCTTTATCAAATAATACCAGTTCTATATTTCCTTTATCAGTTTCAATTATTGCTTTTTTCATATTTTTCACCAGAAAAGTTAAATAAAATTTGATGATTCAATATATCACTATAATTTGGTTAATATCACATTTAACTTTTAACCTGATTACCCCATGTTTTTAATAGGGCGTCCAACAAAATTAATTACTGATAGATCTTACACATTAATCTAAAAGAATAAATTATAGCATTTACAAGGGTGATTGAAATGAATACGAGTGAAATTATTGATTTAGATAAAAGATATGTAATGCAGACATACGGACGGCAGCCATTAGCTTTAAAAGAAGGAAAAGGAGCATTAGTTAAAGATTTTAAAGGAAAAACCTACATAGACTGTTTTGCAGGGCTTGCAGTAAATAATGTGGGGCATTCACACCCAAAAGTGGTTGAAGCAATTTGTAATCAGGCTAAGACACTTATGCATACCTCTAATTTATATTACACAGAGCCACAGGTAGAACTTGCTAAATTACTGGCTGAAGTCTCAGTTCATGATAAATCTTTCTTCTGCAACAGCGGAGCAGAAGCCAATGAAGGTGCAGTTAAGCTTGCACGAAAATATACTGGCAAAGGCGAAATTATTGCCATGGAAAACTCCTTTCACGGCCGAACACTGGCCATGATAACTGCCACAGGTCAACATAAATACAAAAAAGGATTTGAACCACTTCCAACAGGATTTAAACATGTAGATTACGGAGATGCTCAAGCTGTATCCGATAAAATAACTGATAATACTGCAGCAGTATTGGTAGAGCCAATTCAAGGAGAAGGAGGAATTATAGTACCTCCAGAAGGCTACTTAAAAGAGATTAGAAAGCTTTGTAATGAAAATGATGTTCTTTTAATATTTGACGAGGTACAAACTGGATTTGGACGAACTGGAGAAATGTTTGCATCCCAATTATTTAATGTAACTCCTGATATCACAACTGTTGCCAAAGCACTTGGTGGAGGATTCCCTATTGGAGCAGTTCTTGCTCAAA encodes:
- a CDS encoding HAD family hydrolase; this translates as MKVNNMKAAVFDNSGTLIERYRVLKDVQTGLLCDDVSSLDLVDNGIERALVVLQTDPGKCIINANPNQTIFEFINRNKIDISISYAATEIKKEEIMDAIKNDVSLVKDIQDTINAVKAKNYNVELCSGSGIIVALNMQKIEFTVSSGGKVFPEVRDVIKELQNRGIDIFIASGDRKGSLQKLAEYTGIPKENVFDTADSWKKMEIVKGLKRNYKVMMVGNSVNDIFALKEADIGVLTEQQKENNPKKVYDAADIVVGNIKEILDIDF
- a CDS encoding acetylornithine transaminase codes for the protein MNTSEIIDLDKRYVMQTYGRQPLALKEGKGALVKDFKGKTYIDCFAGLAVNNVGHSHPKVVEAICNQAKTLMHTSNLYYTEPQVELAKLLAEVSVHDKSFFCNSGAEANEGAVKLARKYTGKGEIIAMENSFHGRTLAMITATGQHKYKKGFEPLPTGFKHVDYGDAQAVSDKITDNTAAVLVEPIQGEGGIIVPPEGYLKEIRKLCNENDVLLIFDEVQTGFGRTGEMFASQLFNVTPDITTVAKALGGGFPIGAVLAQKEVADAFEPGNHAATFGGNPLACAAAKASIEVILDEDLTGKAKELGDYFKSKLEEQRKLYGIVEDVRGFGLMLGMEITINCGDIVNTAREQGVLINCTADTVLRFLPPLVIEKGQIDTVTCVLETILEKLS
- a CDS encoding MFS transporter; amino-acid sequence: MNLERKWRILLSLAIGTIMVPINASIVNISLPTITVFFSTNITVSEWVITAYLINLLGFVLFFGRLGDSYGHERIYMAGLLSFMATSFLCSLATSIELLILFRALQGIAAALMISVSMGIVKEAFPHKQTGKALGIYAVAIAAGLAIGPMIGGILQSLFNWQTIFLVNVPIGIISFLMCYKILERGETKKVKWDISGTLLQYICLFSTVYLLNSIQSLKIDILTMVIAAVAITTFILFLWNEKNVEHPLLDIEMFKNRSFSAFSLSLFLNYISMYMILFIMPFYLQKVLKFDPAMIGVILTINPAIMMILAPVSGILSDRFGSRLLAIIGALISAAAFYSMTYLTIFSGVFDVLWRLALLGMGAAIFQAPNNRAIMNIIPDKNQGVASSIIVTMRNLGMVFGVCIAGILLSSTINPALLEQNVLYNLNAYNFTIGMRLVVLLGAVLSILIFILSPVGIYRKKIAETREMIEESDIIPAPQDIIEESKEIIDDSELLKYSKDLIKESELVRYSKEIIESSESLQKRKEVLKKHYKEIGLLSFKNKNK
- a CDS encoding peptidylprolyl isomerase; the encoded protein is MKKAIIETDKGNIELVLFDKEAPNTVANFEKLAKEGFYDGLTFHRVIPNFVIQGGCPRGNGTGGPGYTIKCEINPHKHGTGALSMAHAGKDTGGSQFFITHSPQPHLDGVHTVFGKVVKGMDVVNRIQANDVMNKVTVFDE
- a CDS encoding GAF domain-containing protein; protein product: MKTHFNDLSGTIGFKTMLKEFIKLDSAHEDETFINQIVNISNSYSLKEISDMVHTEARKLTKSEFCYVAYVDPENKDSVGISFTHMTGECEKYEKMGEARFKVQKDGSYGGLLGYSLDTGKSFYVQNIASHPAAHGMPPGHVSVEQFLSVPVIYKEKILGQIVLGNPEEDYNNEHLKIAEKIADFYAFILHEYL